Sequence from the Deltaproteobacteria bacterium genome:
TTGTCGTGGTGAATTCTCCCGGTGGTGCCGTGTCGCCTTATGGCAATGTTTATTCTCAAATGGAGCGGGTGCGCGATGCGGGCTTAAAGCTTACAGTTTGCATAGATGTAGTAGCCGCGTCTGGAGGCTATTTGATGAGTCTGCCAGCACATAAAATAATAGCGGCGCCATTTTCCATGGTAGGCTCAGTAGGAGTGATGGCTTTTGTTCCCAATTTGAGGGGTCTATTGGAAGATTATAATATAAACCCACGCACATTTACTGCTGGAAAATATAAGAGGACCGTTAGTTTGACAGATGAGGCAACTGAGGAGGAGGTCGAAAAATTTAAGCAACAATTAAATGCGATTCATCGGCTCTTTTTGGAGGCTGTAAAAAAATATCGCAAAGATGTAAAAATGGAAGTTGTTGAAACTGGCGAACATTGGACGGCACGGGAAAGCGTTGAATTGGGCTTGGGGTTGGTAGATGATATTGCTACTTCTCAACAATATCTGTTAGAAGCAAACCGAGACAGGGATTTGATTATTCTTAGTCAAAAGCGCGGTTTTTGGGAGGGCGGTTTGTTAAGTCGCTTTGTTCAGGGAGTTA
This genomic interval carries:
- a CDS encoding S49 family peptidase → MDFTYTTKLSLIGIVGVIISIIVFCIWRKNRGKCKLERDACGLWRYHKDSQFTRKVAYKCLLEQAGAKAEKLKPLAVLTFVGDIGAKQYKSFGQLIDEVIINKSEIDEVVVVVNSPGGAVSPYGNVYSQMERVRDAGLKLTVCIDVVAASGGYLMSLPAHKIIAAPFSMVGSVGVMAFVPNLRGLLEDYNINPRTFTAGKYKRTVSLTDEATEEEVEKFKQQLNAIHRLFLEAVKKYRKDVKMEVVETGEHWTARESVELGLGLVDDIATSQQYLLEANRDRDLIILSQKRGFWEGGLLSRFVQGVIEKIELRLFGQSFNGIC